From the genome of Streptomyces sp. NBC_01341, one region includes:
- a CDS encoding bifunctional 3-phenylpropionate/cinnamic acid dioxygenase ferredoxin subunit, with amino-acid sequence MAFVKACALSELEDDTPKRVELDGTPVSVVRTEGEVFAINDICSHANVSLSEGEVEDCAIECWLHGSSFDLRTGKPSGLPATRPVPVYPVKIEGDDVLVSVTQES; translated from the coding sequence ATGGCCTTCGTCAAAGCCTGTGCGCTGAGCGAGCTGGAGGACGACACCCCGAAGCGGGTGGAGCTCGACGGCACGCCGGTCTCCGTCGTCCGCACGGAGGGCGAGGTGTTCGCGATCAACGACATCTGCTCGCACGCGAACGTCTCGCTGTCCGAGGGCGAGGTGGAGGACTGCGCGATCGAGTGCTGGCTGCACGGATCGAGCTTCGACCTCCGCACCGGCAAGCCGTCCGGTCTTCCCGCGACGCGCCCCGTCCCCGTATATCCCGTAAAGATCGAAGGGGACGATGTGCTCGTCTCCGTCACCCAGGAGTCCTGA
- the sufB gene encoding Fe-S cluster assembly protein SufB, with protein MTLPTETAHPELDGLGTYEFGWADSDAAGAAAKRGLSEAVVRDISEKKNEPEWMLNLRLKGLKLFGKKPMPNWGSDLSGIDFDNIKYFVRSTEKQAESWEDLPEDIKNTYDKLGIPEAEKQRLVAGVAAQYESEVVYHQINEELEAQGVIFMDTDTALKEHPELFKEYFGTVIPVGDNKFASLNSAVWSGGSFIYVPKGVHVEIPLQAYFRINTENMGQFERTLIIVDEDAYVHYVEGCTAPIYSSDSLHSAVVEIIVKKGGRCRYTTIQNWSNNVYNLVTKRAVAYEGATMEWVDGNIGSKVTMKYPAVYLMGEHAKGETLSIAFAGEGQHQDAGAKMVHMAPNTSSNIVSKSVARGGGRTSYRGLIEIGEGAPGAKSNVLCDALLVDTISRSDTYPYVDVREDDVSMGHEATVSKVSEDQLFYLMSRGMTEFEAMAMIVRGFVEPIAKELPMEYALELNRLIELQMEGSVG; from the coding sequence ATGACGCTCCCCACGGAGACTGCCCACCCTGAGCTCGATGGCCTGGGCACGTACGAATTCGGCTGGGCCGACTCCGACGCGGCAGGCGCGGCGGCGAAGCGCGGCCTGTCCGAAGCTGTCGTCCGCGACATCTCGGAGAAGAAGAACGAGCCGGAGTGGATGCTCAATCTCCGGCTCAAGGGTCTCAAGCTGTTCGGCAAGAAGCCCATGCCGAACTGGGGCTCGGACCTGTCGGGGATCGACTTCGACAACATCAAGTACTTCGTCCGGTCCACGGAGAAGCAGGCCGAGTCCTGGGAGGACCTGCCCGAGGACATCAAGAACACGTACGACAAGCTCGGCATCCCGGAGGCGGAGAAGCAGCGCCTGGTCGCCGGTGTCGCCGCGCAGTACGAGTCCGAGGTGGTCTACCACCAGATCAACGAGGAGCTCGAGGCGCAGGGTGTCATCTTCATGGACACCGACACCGCGCTGAAGGAGCACCCGGAGCTCTTCAAGGAGTACTTCGGCACCGTCATCCCCGTCGGTGACAACAAGTTCGCCTCGCTGAACTCCGCCGTGTGGTCCGGTGGCTCCTTCATCTACGTGCCGAAGGGCGTGCACGTCGAGATCCCGCTCCAGGCCTACTTCCGTATCAACACGGAGAACATGGGCCAGTTCGAGCGGACGCTGATCATCGTCGACGAGGACGCCTACGTCCACTACGTCGAGGGCTGTACCGCGCCGATCTACTCCTCGGACTCCCTGCACTCCGCGGTCGTCGAGATCATCGTGAAGAAGGGCGGCCGCTGCCGCTACACGACCATCCAGAACTGGTCGAACAACGTGTACAACCTCGTCACCAAGCGTGCCGTGGCGTACGAGGGCGCGACCATGGAGTGGGTCGACGGCAACATCGGCTCCAAGGTCACCATGAAGTACCCGGCCGTCTACCTGATGGGCGAGCACGCCAAGGGCGAGACCCTTTCCATCGCTTTCGCGGGCGAGGGCCAGCACCAGGACGCCGGCGCCAAGATGGTGCACATGGCGCCGAACACCTCCTCCAACATCGTCTCCAAGTCGGTGGCGCGAGGCGGCGGCCGTACCTCCTACCGCGGTCTGATCGAGATCGGCGAGGGCGCGCCCGGCGCCAAGTCCAACGTGCTGTGCGACGCGCTGCTCGTGGACACCATCTCCCGCTCCGACACCTACCCCTACGTCGACGTCCGCGAGGACGACGTGTCGATGGGGCACGAGGCGACGGTCTCCAAGGTCTCCGAGGACCAGCTCTTCTACCTGATGAGCCGCGGCATGACCGAGTTCGAGGCCATGGCGATGATCGTGCGCGGCTTCGTCGAGCCGATCGCCAAGGAGCTGCCGATGGAGTACGCCCTCGAGCTCAACCGGCTGATCGAGCTGCAGATGGAGGGCTCGGTCGGTTAG
- a CDS encoding helix-turn-helix transcriptional regulator: MKYVGEAPQEELATGERSTRNRVARSILDHGPSTVADLAKRVGLTQAAVRRHLDALVTDDVVEAREQRVYGARTRGRPAKVFALTDCGRDAFDQSYDKLAADALRWIADTAGDEALVAFARARMAAQYETYRAVVEAAAPESRTEALAKALSADGYAATARSAPGPRQGEQLCQHHCPVAHVAEQFPQLCEAETEFFSSLLGTHVQRLATLAHGDGVCTTFVPRGSPTSPQTSQTTHSASASTAGRNPA; the protein is encoded by the coding sequence GTGAAATACGTGGGCGAGGCTCCCCAGGAGGAACTCGCGACCGGTGAGCGCTCGACGCGCAACCGGGTCGCGCGGTCCATCCTGGACCACGGCCCTTCCACGGTCGCCGACCTGGCCAAGCGCGTCGGGCTGACCCAGGCCGCCGTACGCAGGCACCTCGACGCCCTCGTGACCGACGACGTGGTCGAGGCCCGCGAGCAGCGGGTGTACGGAGCCAGGACCCGTGGCCGGCCGGCCAAGGTCTTCGCGCTCACCGACTGCGGCCGGGACGCGTTCGACCAGTCCTACGACAAACTCGCTGCCGACGCGCTCCGCTGGATCGCCGACACCGCCGGGGACGAGGCGCTCGTCGCCTTCGCCCGCGCCCGGATGGCCGCCCAGTACGAGACGTACCGCGCCGTCGTCGAGGCCGCCGCCCCCGAATCGCGCACCGAGGCCTTGGCCAAGGCCTTGTCGGCCGACGGGTACGCTGCTACGGCGCGCAGCGCGCCGGGGCCCCGGCAGGGCGAGCAGTTGTGCCAGCACCACTGCCCCGTCGCGCACGTCGCCGAGCAGTTCCCGCAGCTGTGCGAGGCGGAGACGGAATTCTTCTCCAGCCTGCTCGGGACCCACGTACAGCGCCTCGCCACCCTCGCCCACGGCGACGGGGTGTGCACGACGTTCGTTCCGCGCGGCAGCCCCACATCACCACAGACTTCACAGACCACTCATTCAGCATCCGCAAGCACGGCCGGGAGGAACCCCGCATGA
- the sufD gene encoding Fe-S cluster assembly protein SufD, with amino-acid sequence MAEAQNIPAGSTTAGSIAVAAESTVATRMSAPPSFDVADFPVPHGREEEWRFTPLERMRGLHDGTAVATGDGVKVVIEAPSGVTVETVGRDDARLGKAGTPVDRVAAQAYSSFQQASVVTVAKEAVLSEPIRIAVHGQGGVAYGHQVIELGAFAEAVVVIDHTGDAVLAANVDYVLGDGAKLTVVSVQDWDEKAVHVAQHNTLVGRDASFKSIVVTFGGDLVRLHPRIAYAAPGGEAELFGLYFTDKGQHQEHRLLVDHNAPHCKSNVAYKGALQGDGAHAVWIGDVLIQAAAEGTDTYEMNRNLVLTDGARVDSVPNLEIETGEIVGAGHASATGRFDDEQLFYLQSRGIPAEEARRLVVRGFFAELVQQIGLPDVEARLLDKIEAELKASV; translated from the coding sequence ATGGCTGAGGCTCAGAACATCCCTGCGGGCTCCACCACCGCCGGGTCCATCGCGGTGGCGGCCGAGTCCACCGTCGCCACGCGCATGAGCGCGCCCCCGTCCTTCGACGTCGCGGACTTCCCCGTCCCGCACGGCCGCGAGGAGGAATGGCGCTTCACGCCGCTGGAGCGGATGCGCGGCCTGCACGACGGCACCGCCGTCGCCACCGGCGACGGCGTCAAGGTCGTCATCGAGGCGCCGTCCGGCGTCACGGTCGAGACCGTCGGCCGCGACGACGCGCGGCTCGGAAAGGCCGGCACGCCGGTGGACCGGGTCGCCGCGCAGGCGTACTCGTCCTTCCAGCAGGCCTCGGTCGTCACCGTCGCCAAGGAGGCCGTGCTCAGCGAGCCGATCCGGATCGCCGTGCACGGCCAAGGCGGTGTGGCCTACGGCCACCAGGTCATCGAGCTGGGTGCCTTCGCCGAGGCCGTCGTCGTCATCGACCACACCGGTGACGCCGTGCTCGCCGCCAACGTCGACTACGTCCTGGGCGACGGGGCGAAGCTGACCGTCGTCTCCGTCCAGGACTGGGACGAGAAGGCCGTCCACGTCGCCCAGCACAACACGCTGGTCGGCCGCGACGCCTCCTTCAAGTCGATCGTCGTCACCTTCGGCGGCGACCTGGTCCGCCTGCACCCGCGGATCGCCTACGCGGCCCCCGGCGGCGAGGCCGAGCTGTTCGGGCTGTACTTCACCGACAAGGGCCAGCACCAGGAGCACCGCCTCCTCGTCGACCACAACGCCCCGCACTGCAAGTCCAACGTCGCCTACAAGGGCGCCCTGCAGGGCGACGGCGCACACGCGGTGTGGATCGGTGACGTGCTCATCCAGGCGGCAGCCGAGGGCACCGACACCTACGAGATGAACCGCAACCTGGTTCTGACCGATGGCGCCCGGGTCGACTCCGTACCCAACCTGGAGATCGAGACAGGCGAGATCGTCGGCGCCGGCCACGCTTCGGCGACCGGCCGCTTCGACGACGAGCAGCTGTTCTACCTCCAGTCCCGGGGCATCCCGGCGGAGGAGGCCCGCCGGCTCGTCGTGCGCGGCTTCTTCGCCGAGCTGGTCCAGCAGATCGGTCTCCCCGACGTCGAGGCCCGGCTTCTCGACAAGATCGAGGCCGAGCTGAAGGCGTCGGTCTGA